Genomic DNA from Ruminococcus sp. OA3:
CTGCCGGGTCTTTAAGGCAGCATACGATGATCATACTGTGGCTGCTGATCGGTCTGTTGGTCTTTGCTGTATTTACAGTCACCTACTGGATCCGCTATTACCATACCGTCATCACAGCAGCACTTAAAATTGAAAACATCAAAAAAAAGTATTCATTAATTGATGCTGAAAAAATGACAAATTACGTGTCATCGCTTAATATTATTCTGGATCTGATTGACTCTTCGCTGGAAAAGGAGTATTCCAACCGCCTGCTTCAAAAACAGGCCGAACTGGATGCCATGCAAAGTCAGATCAATCCGCACTTTTTATATAATACTCTGGATACGATCCGGGGATATGCCGTGATGGAGGACGCACCGCTAACTTCAGATATGGTTGAAGTTCTCTCCCGCCTGTTCCGCTACATGATCAGCCAGAAAAACGAACTTGTGACTCTGCGGCAGGAGTTGAGTACCCTGCATGATTATATTAAAATACAGGAATACCGGATCAATCAGCATATCGTGTTTATGCAGAATATCGCACCGGATCTGCAGATCATGAATTATCGTATTCCGAAACTGATCATTCAGCCCTTTATTGAAAATGCAATCAAACACGGGATTAAGGGGCTCTCTAAGGATTTTGTCATCACATTGAATATCCACAATACGCAGTCCCGCCTTGTCATCAGCATTTCTGATAACGGCAGTGGTATGACACCCGAACAGCTACGAACACTGAATCAAAAACTGGCCGGAAATGAAACGGATTCGGTGCACACCGTCAAAGACAAAAAAACCGGAAGCGGAATTGCACTTACAAATGTTAATTCACGGATCAAACTTTTGTACGGGGATTCATTCGGTGTTGTCGCCTACAGTACACTTGGAAAAGGATCTGAATTTCAGATATCTCTTCCCTATTATCAAAATCAGGAGTAAGGATCGCCATGCAGCATGAAGTTTTGCGTCTGACCCATATTGGTCGGGCTGTCGACAACCAGATTATCAATGATATTTCATTTACGCTTTATGCCAGAGAAGCACTGTGCATTCTGACGGAAGATATTGAGACCAAAAACTTTCTTCTCGACTTCCTGCAGGGCGGTATATCGTCAGATCAGGGATATCTTTATATCAATGACGCCCCAAAAACTCTCTACAGTCTGGAACAGGCACGCAATGCAGGAATCTATGTGGTTGACGAGAAGCAACTGGTGGGGTCCATGAGCGTAGCTCATAATCTTTATATGACCGCTTCTTCCTTCTATAACAAGTTAAAATTTCTGGACACTCATGCCATACATGCCGCCGCAGAAGACCTGTTAGACCGTTTTTCACTGGGTCATATCAAACCTACGGCAGTCGTTGACACACTGCCCTTTCCTGATATTTATATTCTTTCCATTTTGCACGCTTATACCAGCGGCGCCAAAGTTATTGTGCTCAATACACCTTCTTTTATTTTTTATCAGCCGAAAGAGACAAAAAAACTTCAGCGTATCGTAAGCATTCTGAAAGAAAAAGGCGTATCACTGTTGTGGTTTTCCAATAAATGGAACCCTGTTTTTCAAAATTTTGACCGTTTTGCCGTTATAAAAAACGGAGTCGTCACACAGCTTTCCAAATTGACCACTATTCCTCCAGTGATCGCAGATGGTGATTTTATGAATACCCAGCTGAAACGCCTGACGCTCAATGCGGATAACCGAAAAAAAGTATTGCAGTGCAACGATGTTTCAAGTTCTGAGTATCCCACGAAACGCTTCAACTTTTCACTGTATCAGGGGGAAATCCTGGGAATCTGTGACAGCGACCACATTTTGTCATCTTTTATGAATACACTGTCTGACGGGAAATTACCAAAAACAGGAACTCTGGTGCTGGATAACATGAATTATCATCCAAATTTTCATACGAAAAATCAGATTGCCTTTATATCCTCCTCTATTGGGCATCAACGGGTTTTTCCGCAGATGAATCTGTACGACAACGTCGCTCTTCTTCTGAATAAACCAATGTATAATGTCGGAGGTTTCTTAAATAAACGAATACGCAATCATATGGTTTTTACTGCTCTTGAGTCTATCCATGCCGATTATCTCGTCAGGGAATATGGCTCCAGGCGAAACCTGAAAGGTATGAATGTCCATGACCAGTTCATGGTTGAGATCGCCAAATGGCTATGTCTTTACCCCAGAGTTTTTATTTTCAGCGATCCTTACACTGTTTATGACAATCTGTCTGAATATCATTTTGGAAGGCTGCTCGAGTATCTGCAGGAACTTGACATTTCCATTCTGCTCATCTCCAGCAGTGAAGAAAACCTGTCAAAATTCTGCACACGTGTCATCAACACCTGATTGAAAAGAGGTTTCCATCCGCCGCATGGGATCTCTTTTTTGATTACAGATATTTCCAGCCAGGGATCTTCGTTCACGGAGGATAATATCTTGCAAGAAATCCTCCCTCCGGTTATATTATGATAGACAAAACAAAGGAGCAAATTATTATGAAGCAGCCGCATGAAAAACGTCAGATCTGTTATGACCATACACTTCAGATTGAGGCATATCAACTAAAAGGGATCGTTCAAAAATTCCCCAATCATTTTCACGAGTGTTACGTGATCGGCTACGTAGAGCGGGGAAGCCGGCACCTGAAATGCAATCAGCACGAGTATTCCCTCGAAAAAGGCGATCTGGTGTTGTTTAACCCTCTGGACAAACACTTTTGCGAACCCGTAAACGGAGAAAATCTCGACTACCGGGCAATTAATATACCCGCAGATGTCATGATCAAAGCTGCGCGGGATATCACTGGAACGGCCTATACACCGTATTTCACCAGTACTGTCATCAGACAGAGTGATGCAGCCCAGTCTGTCAACAGCCTCTATACTGCCGTGACAAACCATCAGACATCTTTTGAAAAAGAAGAGGCCTTTTTCTTTTTACTGGAACACATTATAAAAGAATACTCCGAAACCTATGAGAACGCTGATATCTCCAGCCCCGATTCCTGGATCGTACAAATCTGCAGGTTTATGGAGGACTCTTATGAACAGGAAATCAGCCTGAATGATCTCTCAGAATATGCAGGCCTCAGCAAATCCTATCTGCTGCGTTCTTTTACCCAGCAGATGGGAATCTCACCTTACCGCTATCTGCAGACCGTGCGCATTAACCAGGCAAAAAAACTCCTGGAGGCCGGCACTCCGGTGATCGATACCGCTGCAAAAACAGGTTTTTCAGACCAAAGTCACTTTACTAATTTCTTTCGGAATTTTATCGGTCTGACACCGAAACAATACCAGAGAATTTTCACAGCGGAGGTATCGCATGAAACAGAATAAAACAGCTGCAGGACATCTGTGTGCATTCGTCACAATCTTAATATGGGGGACAACATTCATATCAACAAAAGTTCTGCTGACGGATTTCACACCCGTTGAGATTCTGTTCTGCCGCTTTCTCCTCGGTACTGCTGCCCTGTGCATCGTCAGCCCACACCGGCTGCGGCTGAATCATCCACGCCAGGAGATCACATTTGCATGCGCCGGCCTGTGCGGTGTCTGCCTGTATTACCTGTTGGAAAACATTGCACTGACATATACGCTGGCTTCCAACGTCGGAATCATTGTTTCCGTGTCGCCATTTTTTGTCGCAATCCTTGCCCATCTGTTTTCAGACGGGGAACATCTGAAGAAACGCTTCTTTCTGGGATTTGCTGTTGCCGTCATCGGTATCGTGCTGATTAACGTCAATGAATCAGGCGCCTTTAAGTTTAATCCAGAAGGAGATCTGCTTGCGCTGTGTGCCGCCATTATTTGGGCCGTATACTCTCTTCTGTCAAAAAAAATCAGCGGTTACGGCTATAACACCATACAGGCAACAAGACGAATCTTTTTTTACGGCCTGCTATTCATGGTACCAGCCCTTTTCCTGTTTGGATTCAAGCCATCGCTTTCATCCTTCAGGGATCCCGTATGTGTGCTGAACCTGATATATCTGGGTCTCGGAGCCTCTGCCCTGTGCTTTGTCACATGGAATTACGCCGTGCGCTGTCTGGGTGCTGTGAAGACGAGCATCTACATATACCTCGTTCCCGTGATCACAATCGTAACTGCCGTGATTGTGCTGCATGAAAAACTGACCGTAATCGCCGGTGTCGGGGCCGCATTAACTTTAGCGGGATTAATCATATCAGAAAACAGGAGGGGTTCATAACCCCTCCCCGTTCATTTCTCAAGGAAATGCTGCGCACTCAAATCTATTGCTCTTCAGTCTCAGATCTTCTGCGCATACCTGCCTGTTTCATCACAGCTGTGGACGCCCCGTCAATGGCATCAATCGCCGTGATCGCTCTTTCCTCATCTTTATCAATAATCGCATTTGCCAGTACCAGATGATCAGGCACCGTTTTTACCCAGTGATACGGATCATACTCAAGTTCATTCCAGTAGTCCTGAAAGATTCCGATCCGCAGTGAATTAACAATCTGTGCGATCGTCTGATTCTCTGCCAGTTCCATTAATTTCATATGAAACTCATGATCCAGGTCATCATCATACCGGTCCTGATCATACAGCTCCATCATCTCCTCCGCCAGTTTCAGTAATTCCTGCTTTCCTTCCAGGTTTGCTGACTGAATTGCTTTTCTGACAGCCATGTGCTCTAACGTGACTTTCAATTCCTGGAATTCATAGAGATTTTCTTTCATTAATTTCAATTGAACAGAAGAAATTTCCTCCGGGGGTTCCTTTAAAAATGTGCCCAGTCCGGTCTTTACTTCAATCATCCCACGGTTTTCAAGCACACGCATGGCTTCCCGAACAGAATTCCGTCCTGTCTGAAACATTTTCGCCAGCTCTCGTTCTGACGGTAATTTGTCTCCGGCCTGCAGCTGATTCGCTTTTGCATAGTCAAAAATCGCGTCTGCAACCTTTATATAAAGCAGATCTTTTGACACCGGGCCAATCTGAACAGTATTTTTTTTCATCTTTCTCCCTTTCAACTCCCTCTGTTCCTGTCATGACACATCAGGACAATTTTGTAAACAAGCAAATAATAGACTGATACCATTATACCAATATATGGTATATTAGACAAGAATTACATAGATCACAAAAGATTTTTGCCCGTGTCCGCATCAAATAGATGCAGCAGTTGTTTGTTCATCCTGAAGTGCAGTACCTCTCCATACTTCATGCTGTCCCGGTACTCTTCCGGCAACTCGGTTACAGGTACTTTTATGATAAACTCTTTTTCAGCTGCCGTCAAATGAATATGCACTTCACTCCCCATCATCTCCCACACGTCTGATTTTCCGGCAATCCTCTCTTCTTCTTCTTTATCTGCCAGCTTTATATGTTCCGGCCGTATCCCTAACACAATCTTCCGCGATTCTGTATTTCCGGTTTTCAGCAGTCTGGCAGTCCCTTCCGGCAGAGTAATCTTTGTATTCAGTATTTCAACAGAATATCGAT
This window encodes:
- a CDS encoding histidine kinase, with the protein product MREQFIKSKKNIQMFCNTQYYNDFLKNIGLTVFLWIFFLISAFLLIKAPAGSLRQHTMIILWLLIGLLVFAVFTVTYWIRYYHTVITAALKIENIKKKYSLIDAEKMTNYVSSLNIILDLIDSSLEKEYSNRLLQKQAELDAMQSQINPHFLYNTLDTIRGYAVMEDAPLTSDMVEVLSRLFRYMISQKNELVTLRQELSTLHDYIKIQEYRINQHIVFMQNIAPDLQIMNYRIPKLIIQPFIENAIKHGIKGLSKDFVITLNIHNTQSRLVISISDNGSGMTPEQLRTLNQKLAGNETDSVHTVKDKKTGSGIALTNVNSRIKLLYGDSFGVVAYSTLGKGSEFQISLPYYQNQE
- a CDS encoding AraC family transcriptional regulator produces the protein MKQPHEKRQICYDHTLQIEAYQLKGIVQKFPNHFHECYVIGYVERGSRHLKCNQHEYSLEKGDLVLFNPLDKHFCEPVNGENLDYRAINIPADVMIKAARDITGTAYTPYFTSTVIRQSDAAQSVNSLYTAVTNHQTSFEKEEAFFFLLEHIIKEYSETYENADISSPDSWIVQICRFMEDSYEQEISLNDLSEYAGLSKSYLLRSFTQQMGISPYRYLQTVRINQAKKLLEAGTPVIDTAAKTGFSDQSHFTNFFRNFIGLTPKQYQRIFTAEVSHETE
- a CDS encoding DMT family transporter gives rise to the protein MKQNKTAAGHLCAFVTILIWGTTFISTKVLLTDFTPVEILFCRFLLGTAALCIVSPHRLRLNHPRQEITFACAGLCGVCLYYLLENIALTYTLASNVGIIVSVSPFFVAILAHLFSDGEHLKKRFFLGFAVAVIGIVLINVNESGAFKFNPEGDLLALCAAIIWAVYSLLSKKISGYGYNTIQATRRIFFYGLLFMVPALFLFGFKPSLSSFRDPVCVLNLIYLGLGASALCFVTWNYAVRCLGAVKTSIYIYLVPVITIVTAVIVLHEKLTVIAGVGAALTLAGLIISENRRGS
- a CDS encoding FCD domain-containing protein, with translation MKKNTVQIGPVSKDLLYIKVADAIFDYAKANQLQAGDKLPSERELAKMFQTGRNSVREAMRVLENRGMIEVKTGLGTFLKEPPEEISSVQLKLMKENLYEFQELKVTLEHMAVRKAIQSANLEGKQELLKLAEEMMELYDQDRYDDDLDHEFHMKLMELAENQTIAQIVNSLRIGIFQDYWNELEYDPYHWVKTVPDHLVLANAIIDKDEERAITAIDAIDGASTAVMKQAGMRRRSETEEQ